In Humulus lupulus chromosome 7, drHumLupu1.1, whole genome shotgun sequence, the following are encoded in one genomic region:
- the LOC133792424 gene encoding MADS-box transcription factor 23-like encodes MKRKIPIQKIENKKHRVVSFSKRRSGLFKKAHQLSALTGAQIAILVFSETGRPYVHASPTPSSFHSLLTPFLSSSHATSSTVAAPETTSQSSSDNGDGGEGEDAFALHDSLRHLLDFEVEDCDDLEELAALKEKLEETRKRTAMALDLSVAHFLLSDFDDEKELIQY; translated from the coding sequence atgaagcgAAAAATCCCTATTCAGAAAATCGAGAACAAGAAACACCGAGTGGTCTCCTTCTCCAAGAGACGAAGCGGTCTCTTCAAGAAAGCCCATCAGCTCTCTGCTCTCACCGGCGCTCAAATCGCCATTCTCGTCTTCTCCGAGACCGGTCGTCCCTACGTTCACGCCTCTCCCACCCCCTCTTCCTTCCATTCTCTCCTAACTCCTTTCCTCTCCTCCTCCCACGCCACCTCTTCCACCGTCGCCGCGCCGGAGACCACGTCGCAGAGTTCGAGCGATAACGGGGATGGGGGCGAAGGAGAAGACGCGTTTGCCCTACACGATTCGTTGAGGCATTTACTGGACTTTGAAGTTGAGGATTGCGACGACTTGGAGGAGCTCGCGGCGCTGAAGGAGAAATTGGAAGAAACGAGAAAGAGGACCGCCATGGCCTTGGACCTGAGCGTCGCTCATTTTCTTCTTTCTGACTTTGATGATGAGAAAGAACTTATTCAGTATTGA